From the genome of Pseudomonadota bacterium:
CTCACGAATTCCTCGCCGCCAGGCTTCGAGCGCGGCGCGGTAGGCGGTGCGGAAGGCGCGTACGGCCGCGACCGCCTCGAAAAAGGCGCTGCGTTGCCCGCGTC
Proteins encoded in this window:
- a CDS encoding transposase — encoded protein: RGQRSAFFEAVAAVRAFRTAYRAALEAWRRGIREAQFPHGTWFMCHFHGAEAAPG